One genomic region from Stackebrandtia nassauensis DSM 44728 encodes:
- the purF gene encoding amidophosphoribosyltransferase, with product MTAEPSLPNTQKGKPVRSSRPRRGGDLPEQTRPANSRAGDGRLNHDLDPGDTGPKDACGVFGVWAPGDEVAKLTYFGLYALQHRGQEAAGIAVSDGAAVTVFKDLGLVAQVFDEKNLASLTGHLAIGHNRYSTTGAPTWENAQPTIRSTSTGTTIALGHNGNLINTHELAAECRDLGIETDGSTNDTSLVTALLSAYPDESVESAALKVLPKLRGAFSFVFMDDNTLYAARDAAGVRPLVLGRLDRGWVVASETAALDTVGASTVREIEPGELLAIDEHGLRSARFANPEPKGCLFEYVYLARPDSTIAGRGVYSARVQIGRQLAREFPAEADLVIPVPESGIPAAIGYAEEAGIPYGLGFTKNSYVGRTFIQPSQTLRQLGIQLKLNPLREQVRGKRLVVVDDSIVRGNTQRAQVRMLREAGALEVHVRISSPPVKWPCFYGIDFATKAELIADNLDIDGIRRSIGADSLGFVSLDGLISATEQPPTRLCQACFDGHYPMPLPEGDVIGKHLLEGLDRRSSVDGTTAKEDSAA from the coding sequence ATGACGGCCGAACCTAGCCTGCCCAACACGCAGAAGGGAAAACCGGTGCGCAGTTCCCGGCCGCGACGCGGCGGCGACCTCCCCGAGCAGACGAGACCGGCAAACTCCAGAGCCGGTGACGGCCGACTGAACCACGACCTGGACCCCGGTGACACCGGACCGAAGGACGCCTGCGGTGTCTTCGGCGTGTGGGCGCCGGGCGACGAGGTCGCCAAGCTCACCTACTTCGGCCTGTACGCGTTGCAGCACCGCGGCCAGGAGGCCGCCGGTATCGCCGTGTCGGACGGCGCCGCGGTCACCGTGTTCAAGGACCTCGGCCTGGTGGCCCAGGTCTTCGACGAGAAGAACCTGGCCTCGCTGACCGGGCACCTGGCCATCGGCCACAACCGGTACTCCACCACCGGTGCCCCCACCTGGGAGAACGCCCAGCCCACCATCCGGTCCACCTCAACCGGCACCACGATCGCGTTGGGGCACAACGGAAACCTCATCAACACCCACGAGCTGGCCGCCGAGTGCCGCGATCTCGGCATCGAGACCGACGGTTCCACCAACGACACCTCGCTGGTGACGGCGCTGCTGAGCGCCTACCCGGACGAGTCGGTGGAGTCGGCGGCGTTGAAGGTGCTGCCGAAACTGCGCGGCGCCTTCAGTTTCGTGTTCATGGACGACAACACCCTGTACGCCGCCCGCGACGCCGCCGGGGTGCGGCCGCTGGTGCTGGGCCGCCTGGACCGGGGCTGGGTGGTGGCCAGTGAGACCGCCGCCCTCGACACCGTCGGCGCCTCGACCGTCCGCGAGATCGAACCCGGTGAACTGCTGGCCATCGACGAGCACGGGCTGCGTTCGGCCCGGTTCGCCAATCCCGAACCCAAGGGCTGCCTGTTCGAGTACGTGTACCTGGCCCGCCCGGACTCCACCATCGCCGGTCGCGGCGTCTACTCGGCCCGGGTCCAGATCGGACGCCAGCTGGCGCGCGAGTTCCCGGCCGAGGCCGACCTGGTCATCCCGGTGCCCGAGTCCGGAATCCCCGCCGCCATCGGCTACGCCGAGGAGGCCGGGATCCCCTACGGGCTAGGCTTCACCAAGAACTCCTATGTGGGCAGAACCTTCATCCAGCCGTCCCAGACGCTGCGCCAGCTGGGCATCCAGCTGAAGCTCAACCCGCTGCGCGAGCAGGTGCGGGGCAAGCGCCTGGTGGTGGTGGACGACTCGATCGTCCGTGGCAACACCCAGCGCGCGCAGGTGCGGATGCTTCGCGAGGCCGGGGCGCTGGAGGTTCACGTCCGGATCTCCTCGCCGCCGGTGAAGTGGCCGTGTTTCTACGGCATCGACTTCGCCACCAAGGCCGAACTCATCGCCGACAACCTCGACATCGACGGCATCCGCCGCTCGATCGGGGCCGACTCGCTCGGGTTCGTGTCCCTGGACGGACTGATCTCGGCGACCGAGCAACCGCCGACACGACTGTGTCAGGCGTGTTTTGATGGCCATTACCCGATGCCGCTGCCCGAGGGCGACGTCATCGGAAAGCACCTCCTGGAAGGGCTCGACAGGCGTTCGAGCGTGGACGGCACGACGGCGAAGGAAGATTCGGCGGCATGA
- the purM gene encoding phosphoribosylformylglycinamidine cyclo-ligase: MTENKTAPVATGASYREAGVDIEAGDKAVEGLKSKIRRATRPEVVGGIGGFAGLFALDTQKYRKPLLASSTDGVGTKLVIAQRMGIHDTVGIDLVAMVVDDLVVCGAEPLFLLDYIACGKVVPERIADLGAGIADGCRYASCALIGGEIAEHPGVLGADEYDVSATGVGAVEADAVLGPEKVAAGDVVIGMAASGLHSNGFSLVRHVLLGEDGMSLDTVVPEFGNQRTLGEELLTPTKIYARDCLAIIEECEVHAFSHITGGGVPGNLVRSIPSTVDAVVDRGSWRPQPVFDLVARSGGIAAEEMERTFNMGMGMAAIVPADQVDRTMALLTARGTDSWVAGRIEPGRGEVKLTGEYSS, encoded by the coding sequence ATGACGGAGAACAAGACAGCCCCTGTGGCGACCGGCGCGTCCTACCGCGAGGCCGGAGTGGACATCGAGGCGGGCGACAAGGCCGTCGAGGGTCTGAAGAGCAAGATCCGCAGGGCCACCAGACCCGAGGTGGTGGGCGGTATCGGCGGCTTCGCCGGACTGTTCGCGCTCGACACCCAGAAGTACCGCAAGCCGCTGTTGGCCTCCTCCACCGACGGCGTCGGCACCAAGCTGGTGATCGCGCAGCGGATGGGCATCCACGACACCGTCGGCATCGACCTGGTCGCCATGGTCGTCGACGACCTGGTGGTGTGCGGAGCCGAGCCGCTGTTCCTGCTGGACTACATCGCCTGCGGCAAGGTGGTTCCCGAGCGGATCGCCGACCTGGGCGCCGGTATCGCCGACGGCTGCCGGTACGCGTCCTGCGCGCTCATCGGCGGCGAGATCGCCGAGCACCCGGGCGTCCTGGGCGCCGACGAGTACGACGTCTCGGCCACCGGGGTCGGAGCCGTCGAGGCCGACGCGGTGCTGGGCCCGGAGAAGGTCGCCGCCGGTGACGTCGTCATCGGCATGGCCGCCTCGGGGCTGCACTCCAACGGCTTCTCGCTGGTGCGGCACGTGCTGCTCGGCGAGGACGGCATGTCGCTGGACACGGTGGTCCCGGAGTTCGGCAACCAGCGCACCCTCGGCGAGGAACTGCTGACGCCCACCAAGATCTACGCCCGCGACTGCCTGGCGATCATCGAGGAGTGCGAGGTGCACGCCTTCTCGCACATCACCGGTGGCGGTGTGCCCGGCAACCTGGTCCGCTCGATCCCCTCGACCGTGGACGCGGTCGTCGACCGGGGCAGCTGGCGGCCGCAGCCGGTCTTCGACCTGGTGGCCCGCTCCGGCGGCATCGCCGCCGAGGAGATGGAGCGCACCTTCAACATGGGCATGGGTATGGCCGCGATCGTCCCCGCCGACCAGGTGGACCGCACGATGGCGCTGCTGACCGCCCGGGGCACCGACTCCTGGGTCGCGGGCCGGATCGAGCCGGGCCGTGGCGAGGTCAAGCTGACCGGCGAGTACTCCAGCTGA